A window of Haloarcula sp. DT43 genomic DNA:
AGCCAGCGAGACCGCCGAGTAGTCCGACACCTGTCGCTTTCAGGAACGTCCGCCTGTTGGAGTTGGTCATGCGAGTTTGCCTCGTCACTACCGACTTACCGATGCATAATAAAGGTAATCATCTGTAAGGTAGAATACCAACTTCGCTGCCAGAGCACCGGGCCGACCACGTGGGCCCGCGCTCGGTACGCTCCCGACTGCGGGAGTCCGTGGCAAGATTTTAATACGCGGTCCGAAAACATCGAGGGTACGGACCGACGCCGAGCCCGCCGTGTCCGGCCAGTCTGGCGGCGACGGCGGGCTCCGGCCCGACCACTCATGACCCGACCCACACCAACGCACGACCGGAGTACCGTTGCAGCGACGACCGCGGCCCGACCGCCGGAGGGGAACTGATGCGCGCGAGCACACTGACCGACGTCGGCGAAATCACCGTCGAGGAGCGCGACCGGCCGGAGCCGGACGACGACGAGGTCCTCGTCCAGGTCGGTGCCTGCAGCGTCTGTATGACCGACTACCATATGTACCACGGCACCTTCGCCGCCGAGACGCCGCTGGTCCTGGGCCACGAGGGTGCCGGGACCGTCGCGGAGGTCGGTGCCGACGTCGACCAGTTCGCGGTCGGCGACCGCGTCGCAATCAACCCCACGGTGCCCTGTAACGCCTGTTCGTACTGCAAGAAGGGGGCGACGCACCTCTGTGAGAACAACACGAGCATCGGCGGTGCCGGCGACACCATCCTCGACGGTGCCTTCGCCGAGTACGTCCGCGTGCCGGCCATCAACGTCGAAGACATCGGCGAGATGTCGTTCGAGCGGGCCGCCCTCGCCGAACCACTCGCCTGCTGTGTCCACGGCGTCGAAGAGGCCGATATCACGCCCGGCGACAGCGTCGGCATCATCGGTGCCGGCCCCATCGGCCTCCTCCTGCTCCAGGCGTTCCGCAACGCCGGCGCCGCGCCCATCGTCGTCTCCGAACTCGACGACGAGCGGCGCGAGCTGGCCGCCGACCTCGGCGCGGACGCCGTCGTCGACCCCGAGGAAGCGGACCCGGAGGAGGCAATTCCCGAGGCAGCCGGCGGGCCGGTCGACGTCGGTGCCGAGGCCATCGGACTGGTCCCGACAATCAAGCAGGCCAACGCCGTGACCGCCCCCGGCGGGTCGACGCTCATCTTCGGCGTCCCCGACCAGGAGGCGACGATGGAAATCAGTCCGTTCGACGTCTTCTTCGACGAGGTGGACTACCGCGGGTCCTTCTCGCTGACGACCGAGGACTTCGAGCGGGCGATAACGCTGCTCCGGCACGGCCGCATCGACGCCGAGACGCTCATCACCGAGCGCATCGGGCTCGACGACCTCCCGACGGCGTTCGAGCGGATGGGCAACGCCGAAGGGCTGAAGAAGGTGGTCATCCCGGGGGATGGCGAGTGAGCGCGTCCGACCTGCTCGATACCGAGTCCGGGAACGCGGTCGTGGTCGCGCTCGACCACGGTATCGGAATGGGCGCAA
This region includes:
- a CDS encoding galactitol-1-phosphate 5-dehydrogenase codes for the protein MRASTLTDVGEITVEERDRPEPDDDEVLVQVGACSVCMTDYHMYHGTFAAETPLVLGHEGAGTVAEVGADVDQFAVGDRVAINPTVPCNACSYCKKGATHLCENNTSIGGAGDTILDGAFAEYVRVPAINVEDIGEMSFERAALAEPLACCVHGVEEADITPGDSVGIIGAGPIGLLLLQAFRNAGAAPIVVSELDDERRELAADLGADAVVDPEEADPEEAIPEAAGGPVDVGAEAIGLVPTIKQANAVTAPGGSTLIFGVPDQEATMEISPFDVFFDEVDYRGSFSLTTEDFERAITLLRHGRIDAETLITERIGLDDLPTAFERMGNAEGLKKVVIPGDGE